The Phyllopteryx taeniolatus isolate TA_2022b chromosome 7, UOR_Ptae_1.2, whole genome shotgun sequence genome has a segment encoding these proteins:
- the ankle1 gene encoding ankyrin repeat and LEM domain-containing protein 1 isoform X4, with product MDRKKRRLESQLCAAVNNGEPRSVKLLLSQGAIPDLVGSKGVAAIHLAVGKETEKNMRCLKLLLQHGADPNVKSSDGLTPLHVAAIWGCYQNLKLLLMNGGNPNIKDKEGNTPVHLAEQEDNRRCAQVLQEYLCSSVGTEKEDLPQFKYSVYSDHKDTSGYPESGDSFTSQSSMISDLGEAPLSSTRRSSFFINSNINGRTLCKEIMYNKLFDGDTEPQHNQNCTTFLHWTSEDASLLSSTRMSTAGPTIPFPKGNDLFADDDVLLSEGGVLNLPTTNGRITPTKLDMLTTYLSRQPNRKSVSFCNVDEYFPVFSPESPTKMPAVDGTQCNGSMSFNPSEYSTFLDSERLATVLPQQGIDVTSPDHVFVFCREISESTDEDMEKTVISHSTLQHSDCKGDAGVKEAQENIEQPAHCSGGSSSYSSCESDHFSSALDIFMHPKQPSLSEETAKYADRDVAQAQDEPPVDVFKLDKQSLTEDNYLSNNVAKACIDSAVIALSEADHPLEDIQLGNPAEGQEQFTPSPFVTGRTKSRQSRCSLNTSRTPESLLSTSCLFEETLREPIRTRQATHRFQKNISYSSPRAQCFTSSNSKSSTGPDSFPRDYPDTQSSTLRTGSCMILSQPDTLILPKSISDTFVESQSLCDTVILEENHNSSMDFYEINLAEVIQALQGQEFGLSEGRDFLTDDVTSTDEAKKKANDPPEVRYQQQEDVRITGDASSQTESVSSSSSSSYFSPRRSREDSDIPCTPGTGCTPRYSMSRLSTHCRSQHLANLSYTPGGRPHIEDADEPVEYLYTDTEQGHKLIEAHIPPTANTSCNSSMSTTSSEETIIYDWRSMHADIRDCKENRKPSEIPNNKKVNEVECRLLLETDGITDKELRRRLIEVGESPGPISRRSRPVYIRRLCRLLQGSNSKPSQHQDQVEQPQTAPSGYTAELNLALKTFKLPDCQDDEQALCQQFDQPDQNRKWREGIIKSSFNYLLLDPRVTNNLPFRSHSMTPQECFQTFVNAIFYVGKGKRSRPYSHLYEALEFYKGDKTSKKLCPKVQQILQVWNAEQGVISLHCFQNVIPVEAYTREACMVEAIGLKMLTNLKRGDFYGVVSNWQLKKKRELGVHLLYRAMQIFLAEETLFYSTLILNKLQL from the exons ATGGATCGGAAGAAAAGGAGACTGGAGAGTCAACTGTGTGCAGCAGTGAACAATGGAGAACCTAG ATCTGTGAAGCTACTTCTGTCCCAGGGTGCAATCCCAGACCTTGTGGGGAGTAAGGGGGTGGCTGCAATACATTTGGCTGTGGGCAAAGAGACTGAAAAGAACATGCGATGCTTGAAACTGCTACTGCAACATGGTGCAGACCCAAATGTTAA ATCATCAGATGGCCTAACTCCCCTTCACGTTGCTGCAATTTGGGGATGCTATCAGAATCTGAAGCTGCTTTTGATGAATGGTGGGAATCCCAACATAAAAGATAAG GAAGGAAATACACCAGTGCACCTAGCAGAACAAGAGGACAACAGAAGGTGTGCTCAGGTTTTACAGGAGTATCTGTGCAGCTCTGTGGGCACGGAAAAGGAGGACCTGCCTCAATTCAAATACt CAGTATATTCCGACCACAAAGACACATCCGGCTATCCTGAATCTGGCGACAGCTTCACTTCCCAGTCGTCTATGATCAGTGACCTTGGTGAAGCCCCTTTAAGCAGCACAAGGCGGTCATCATTTTTTATCAACTCGAACATAAATGGAAGGACACTTTGCAAAGAAATAATGTATAACAAACTCTTTGATGGGGACACTGAACCACAACATAATCAGAACTGTACCACTTTCTTACACTGGACATCtgaagatgcctcccttttatCAAGTACTCGCATGTCTACAGCGGGACCCACAATACCATTTCCAAAGGGGAATGATTTGTTCGCTGATGATGATGTGCTTTTGTCAGAGGGGGGTGTACTTAATCTACCCACAACAAATGGACGAATCACTCCCACCAAACTAGACATGCTTACCACATATCTGTCCAGACAACCGAACCGTAAAAGTGTCAGTTTCTGTAATGTCGATGAATATTTTCCTGTTTTCAGCCCAGAATCTCCCACAAAGATGCCGGCCGTTGATGGTACACAGTGTAATGGAAGCATGTCGTTCAACCCTTCTGAGTACTCTACCTTCCTGGATTCAGAACGATTGGCAACTGTTCTACCCCAGCAGGGCATAGATGTCACCTCACCAGACCATGTCTTTGTTTTCTGCCGGGAGATTAGTGAAAGCACAGACGAAGACATGGAGAAAACAGTCATTAGTCACTCTACTTTGCAACACAGTGATTGTAAGGGGGATGCAGGTGTCAAAGAAGCTCAAGAGAATATAGAACAGCCAGCACATTGTAGTGGAGGCAGCAGTAGTTATAGTAGTTGTGAAAGTGACCATTTCAGCAGTGCACTGGATATTTTCATGCATCCTAAACAGCCATCTCTATCTGAAGAAACTGCCAAATATGCTGATAGAGATGTCGCACAAGCTCAAGATGAACCTCCAGTTGATGTGTTTAAACTTGATAAACAGAGCTTGACTGAGGATAATTATCTAAGCAATAATGTGGCTAAGGCTTGCATTGATTCTGCTGTAATTGCTTTAAGTGAAGCAGACCACCCATTGGAAGACATTCAGTTAGGGAATCCAGCTGAAGGCCAAGAACAATTTACACCAAGTCCATTTGTAACAGGCCGGACAAAATCGAGGCAGAGTCGCTGCTCACTTAACACTAGCAGAACCCCCGAGAGCCTCTTAAGCACCTCTTGTCTATTTGAGGAGACTTTACGGGAACCAATACGAACTCGGCAAGCAACTCACAGatttcagaaaaacatctcctaTAGTTCACCACGTGCTCAATGCTTCACATCATCAAATTCAAAGAGTAGCACAGGACCAGACTCCTTTCCCAGAGACTACCCAGATACTCAGTCCAGCACCCTGAGAACAGGTTCATGTATGATCTTGAGCCAGCCTGATACCCTTATCCTCCCCAAAAGCATCAGTGATACATTTGTTGAGTCACAGAGTCTTTGTGACACAGTTATTCTAGAGGAAAATCACAATTCCTCAATGGATTTCTATGAAATAAATCTTGCAGAGGTTATCCAGGCCCTCCAAGGACAAGAGTTTGGACTTTCTGAAGGTAGGGATTTTTTGACAGATGATGTGACAAGTACGGATGAGGCAAAAAAGAAGGCAAATGATCCACCTGAAGTACGTTACCAGCAACAGGAAGACGTCAGGATTACGGGGGACGCTAGCTCTCAGACGGAATCTGTTTCGTCTTCATCCAGCTCCAGCTATTTTTCCCCAAGGAGGTCAAGGGAAGACTCAGACATTCCGTGCACTCCAGGGACCGGATGCACTCCCAGATACAGCATGAGTCGGCTGTCAACTCACTGCAGGTCACAGCACCTGGCCAACCTGTCTTACACCCCTGGAGGGCGTCCGCACATTGAGGATGCAGATGAACCAGTGGAGTACCTTTACACTGATACGGAGCAGGGTCACAAACTTATTGAGGCCCACATTCCACCTACGGCTAATACCTCATGCAACTCCAGCATGAGTACCACTAGCAGTGAAGAGACCATCATCTATGACTGGCGCTCCATGCATGCCGATATACGAGACTGCAAGGAAAACCGGAAGCCATCGGAGATCCCCAATAACAAGAAGGTAAATGAGGTTGAGTGCAGATTGTTGCTAGAGACCGATGGGATAACGGATAAGGAGCTCAGACGGAGGTTAATAGAGGTGGGTGAGAGTCCTGGGCCTATTAGCCGTCGAAGCAGGCCAGTCTACATACGAAGGCTGTGCCGCCTGTTGCAGGGGTCAAACTCTAAACCATCACAGCATCAAGATCAAGTGGAACAGCCACAAACTG CACCTTCAGGTTATACCGCAGAACTGAATCTGGCCCTGAAAACTTTTAAGCTGCCTGACTGTCAGGATGACGAGCAGGCCTTGTGCCAACAATTTGACCAACCGGATCAGAACAGAAAGTGGAGAGAGGGCATTATCAAGTCCAGCTTTAACTACCTGCTGCTCGACCCAAG agTGACAAACAATCTTCCATTCCGGAGTCATAGCATGACTCCACAGGAGTGTTTCCAGACATTTGTCAATGCCATCTTTTATGTGGGAAAAGGAAAACGCTCACGCCCCTACAGTCATCTTTATGAGGCGTTGGAGTTCTACAAAGGGGATAAAACCTCTAAG AAACTGTGCCCCAAAGTGCAGCAAATACTTCAGGTATGGAATGCTGAGCAGGGCGTCATCTCACTGCATTGCTTCCAGAACGTCATTCCAGTGGAGGCTTACACAAGAGAGGCCTGCATGGTGGAGGCAATCG GGTTGAAGATGCTCACGAACCTGAAGCGTGGGGATTTCTATGGTGTGGTGTCAAATTGGCAGCTGAAGAAAAAGCGTGAGCTGGGTGTCCATCTGCTTTATCGGGCCATGCAGATATTTTTGGCTGAAG aaactttgttctattcgactctgattctcaataaacttcaattataa
- the ankle1 gene encoding ankyrin repeat and LEM domain-containing protein 1 isoform X5, which yields MDRKKRRLESQLCAAVNNGEPRSVKLLLSQGAIPDLVGSKGVAAIHLAVGKETEKNMRCLKLLLQHGADPNVKSSDGLTPLHVAAIWGCYQNLKLLLMNGGNPNIKDKEGNTPVHLAEQEDNRRCAQVLQEYLCSSVGTEKEDLPQFKYSVYSDHKDTSGYPESGDSFTSQSSMISDLGEAPLSSTRRSSFFINSNINGRTLCKEIMYNKLFDGDTEPQHNQNCTTFLHWTSEDASLLSSTRMSTAGPTIPFPKGNDLFADDDVLLSEGGVLNLPTTNGRITPTKLDMLTTYLSRQPNRKSVSFCNVDEYFPVFSPESPTKMPAVDGTQCNGSMSFNPSEYSTFLDSERLATVLPQQGIDVTSPDHVFVFCREISESTDEDMEKTVISHSTLQHSDCKGDAGVKEAQENIEQPAHCSGGSSSYSSCESDHFSSALDIFMHPKQPSLSEETAKYADRDVAQAQDEPPVDVFKLDKQSLTEDNYLSNNVAKACIDSAVIALSEADHPLEDIQLGNPAEGQEQFTPSPFVTGRTKSRQSRCSLNTSRTPESLLSTSCLFEETLREPIRTRQATHRFQKNISYSSPRAQCFTSSNSKSSTGPDSFPRDYPDTQSSTLRTGSCMILSQPDTLILPKSISDTFVESQSLCDTVILEENHNSSMDFYEINLAEVIQALQGQEFGLSEGRDFLTDDVTSTDEAKKKANDPPEVRYQQQEDVRITGDASSQTESVSSSSSSSYFSPRRSREDSDIPCTPGTGCTPRYSMSRLSTHCRSQHLANLSYTPGGRPHIEDADEPVEYLYTDTEQGHKLIEAHIPPTANTSCNSSMSTTSSEETIIYDWRSMHADIRDCKENRKPSEIPNNKKVNEVECRLLLETDGITDKELRRRLIEVGESPGPISRRSRPVYIRRLCRLLQGSNSKPSQHQDQVEQPQTAPSGYTAELNLALKTFKLPDCQDDEQALCQQFDQPDQNRKWREGIIKSSFNYLLLDPRVTNNLPFRSHSMTPQECFQTFVNAIFYVGKGKRSRPYSHLYEALEFYKGDKTSKKLCPKVQQILQVWNAEQGVISLHCFQNVIPVEAYTREACMVEAIGLKMLTNLKRGDFYGVVSNWQLKKKRELGVHLLYRAMQIFLAEGERQLRPADIRQ from the exons ATGGATCGGAAGAAAAGGAGACTGGAGAGTCAACTGTGTGCAGCAGTGAACAATGGAGAACCTAG ATCTGTGAAGCTACTTCTGTCCCAGGGTGCAATCCCAGACCTTGTGGGGAGTAAGGGGGTGGCTGCAATACATTTGGCTGTGGGCAAAGAGACTGAAAAGAACATGCGATGCTTGAAACTGCTACTGCAACATGGTGCAGACCCAAATGTTAA ATCATCAGATGGCCTAACTCCCCTTCACGTTGCTGCAATTTGGGGATGCTATCAGAATCTGAAGCTGCTTTTGATGAATGGTGGGAATCCCAACATAAAAGATAAG GAAGGAAATACACCAGTGCACCTAGCAGAACAAGAGGACAACAGAAGGTGTGCTCAGGTTTTACAGGAGTATCTGTGCAGCTCTGTGGGCACGGAAAAGGAGGACCTGCCTCAATTCAAATACt CAGTATATTCCGACCACAAAGACACATCCGGCTATCCTGAATCTGGCGACAGCTTCACTTCCCAGTCGTCTATGATCAGTGACCTTGGTGAAGCCCCTTTAAGCAGCACAAGGCGGTCATCATTTTTTATCAACTCGAACATAAATGGAAGGACACTTTGCAAAGAAATAATGTATAACAAACTCTTTGATGGGGACACTGAACCACAACATAATCAGAACTGTACCACTTTCTTACACTGGACATCtgaagatgcctcccttttatCAAGTACTCGCATGTCTACAGCGGGACCCACAATACCATTTCCAAAGGGGAATGATTTGTTCGCTGATGATGATGTGCTTTTGTCAGAGGGGGGTGTACTTAATCTACCCACAACAAATGGACGAATCACTCCCACCAAACTAGACATGCTTACCACATATCTGTCCAGACAACCGAACCGTAAAAGTGTCAGTTTCTGTAATGTCGATGAATATTTTCCTGTTTTCAGCCCAGAATCTCCCACAAAGATGCCGGCCGTTGATGGTACACAGTGTAATGGAAGCATGTCGTTCAACCCTTCTGAGTACTCTACCTTCCTGGATTCAGAACGATTGGCAACTGTTCTACCCCAGCAGGGCATAGATGTCACCTCACCAGACCATGTCTTTGTTTTCTGCCGGGAGATTAGTGAAAGCACAGACGAAGACATGGAGAAAACAGTCATTAGTCACTCTACTTTGCAACACAGTGATTGTAAGGGGGATGCAGGTGTCAAAGAAGCTCAAGAGAATATAGAACAGCCAGCACATTGTAGTGGAGGCAGCAGTAGTTATAGTAGTTGTGAAAGTGACCATTTCAGCAGTGCACTGGATATTTTCATGCATCCTAAACAGCCATCTCTATCTGAAGAAACTGCCAAATATGCTGATAGAGATGTCGCACAAGCTCAAGATGAACCTCCAGTTGATGTGTTTAAACTTGATAAACAGAGCTTGACTGAGGATAATTATCTAAGCAATAATGTGGCTAAGGCTTGCATTGATTCTGCTGTAATTGCTTTAAGTGAAGCAGACCACCCATTGGAAGACATTCAGTTAGGGAATCCAGCTGAAGGCCAAGAACAATTTACACCAAGTCCATTTGTAACAGGCCGGACAAAATCGAGGCAGAGTCGCTGCTCACTTAACACTAGCAGAACCCCCGAGAGCCTCTTAAGCACCTCTTGTCTATTTGAGGAGACTTTACGGGAACCAATACGAACTCGGCAAGCAACTCACAGatttcagaaaaacatctcctaTAGTTCACCACGTGCTCAATGCTTCACATCATCAAATTCAAAGAGTAGCACAGGACCAGACTCCTTTCCCAGAGACTACCCAGATACTCAGTCCAGCACCCTGAGAACAGGTTCATGTATGATCTTGAGCCAGCCTGATACCCTTATCCTCCCCAAAAGCATCAGTGATACATTTGTTGAGTCACAGAGTCTTTGTGACACAGTTATTCTAGAGGAAAATCACAATTCCTCAATGGATTTCTATGAAATAAATCTTGCAGAGGTTATCCAGGCCCTCCAAGGACAAGAGTTTGGACTTTCTGAAGGTAGGGATTTTTTGACAGATGATGTGACAAGTACGGATGAGGCAAAAAAGAAGGCAAATGATCCACCTGAAGTACGTTACCAGCAACAGGAAGACGTCAGGATTACGGGGGACGCTAGCTCTCAGACGGAATCTGTTTCGTCTTCATCCAGCTCCAGCTATTTTTCCCCAAGGAGGTCAAGGGAAGACTCAGACATTCCGTGCACTCCAGGGACCGGATGCACTCCCAGATACAGCATGAGTCGGCTGTCAACTCACTGCAGGTCACAGCACCTGGCCAACCTGTCTTACACCCCTGGAGGGCGTCCGCACATTGAGGATGCAGATGAACCAGTGGAGTACCTTTACACTGATACGGAGCAGGGTCACAAACTTATTGAGGCCCACATTCCACCTACGGCTAATACCTCATGCAACTCCAGCATGAGTACCACTAGCAGTGAAGAGACCATCATCTATGACTGGCGCTCCATGCATGCCGATATACGAGACTGCAAGGAAAACCGGAAGCCATCGGAGATCCCCAATAACAAGAAGGTAAATGAGGTTGAGTGCAGATTGTTGCTAGAGACCGATGGGATAACGGATAAGGAGCTCAGACGGAGGTTAATAGAGGTGGGTGAGAGTCCTGGGCCTATTAGCCGTCGAAGCAGGCCAGTCTACATACGAAGGCTGTGCCGCCTGTTGCAGGGGTCAAACTCTAAACCATCACAGCATCAAGATCAAGTGGAACAGCCACAAACTG CACCTTCAGGTTATACCGCAGAACTGAATCTGGCCCTGAAAACTTTTAAGCTGCCTGACTGTCAGGATGACGAGCAGGCCTTGTGCCAACAATTTGACCAACCGGATCAGAACAGAAAGTGGAGAGAGGGCATTATCAAGTCCAGCTTTAACTACCTGCTGCTCGACCCAAG agTGACAAACAATCTTCCATTCCGGAGTCATAGCATGACTCCACAGGAGTGTTTCCAGACATTTGTCAATGCCATCTTTTATGTGGGAAAAGGAAAACGCTCACGCCCCTACAGTCATCTTTATGAGGCGTTGGAGTTCTACAAAGGGGATAAAACCTCTAAG AAACTGTGCCCCAAAGTGCAGCAAATACTTCAGGTATGGAATGCTGAGCAGGGCGTCATCTCACTGCATTGCTTCCAGAACGTCATTCCAGTGGAGGCTTACACAAGAGAGGCCTGCATGGTGGAGGCAATCG GGTTGAAGATGCTCACGAACCTGAAGCGTGGGGATTTCTATGGTGTGGTGTCAAATTGGCAGCTGAAGAAAAAGCGTGAGCTGGGTGTCCATCTGCTTTATCGGGCCATGCAGATATTTTTGGCTGAAGGTGAGCGACAGCTCCGGCCAGCAGACATCAGACAGTAA
- the ankle1 gene encoding ankyrin repeat and LEM domain-containing protein 1 isoform X3, with amino-acid sequence MDRKKRRLESQLCAAVNNGEPRSVKLLLSQGAIPDLVGSKGVAAIHLAVGKETEKNMRCLKLLLQHGADPNVKSSDGLTPLHVAAIWGCYQNLKLLLMNGGNPNIKDKEGNTPVHLAEQEDNRRCAQVLQEYLCSSVGTEKEDLPQFKYSVYSDHKDTSGYPESGDSFTSQSSMISDLGEAPLSSTRRSSFFINSNINGRTLCKEIMYNKLFDGDTEPQHNQNCTTFLHWTSEDASLLSSTRMSTAGPTIPFPKGNDLFADDDVLLSEGGVLNLPTTNGRITPTKLDMLTTYLSRQPNRKSVSFCNVDEYFPVFSPESPTKMPAVDGTQCNGSMSFNPSEYSTFLDSERLATVLPQQGIDVTSPDHVFVFCREISESTDEDMEKTVISHSTLQHSDCKGDAGVKEAQENIEQPAHCSGGSSSYSSCESDHFSSALDIFMHPKQPSLSEETAKYADRDVAQAQDEPPVDVFKLDKQSLTEDNYLSNNVAKACIDSAVIALSEADHPLEDIQLGNPAEGQEQFTPSPFVTGRTKSRQSRCSLNTSRTPESLLSTSCLFEETLREPIRTRQATHRFQKNISYSSPRAQCFTSSNSKSSTGPDSFPRDYPDTQSSTLRTGSCMILSQPDTLILPKSISDTFVESQSLCDTVILEENHNSSMDFYEINLAEVIQALQGQEFGLSEGRDFLTDDVTSTDEAKKKANDPPEVRYQQQEDVRITGDASSQTESVSSSSSSSYFSPRRSREDSDIPCTPGTGCTPRYSMSRLSTHCRSQHLANLSYTPGGRPHIEDADEPVEYLYTDTEQGHKLIEAHIPPTANTSCNSSMSTTSSEETIIYDWRSMHADIRDCKENRKPSEIPNNKKVNEVECRLLLETDGITDKELRRRLIEVGESPGPISRRSRPVYIRRLCRLLQGSNSKPSQHQDQVEQPQTAPSGYTAELNLALKTFKLPDCQDDEQALCQQFDQPDQNRKWREGIIKSSFNYLLLDPRVTNNLPFRSHSMTPQECFQTFVNAIFYVGKGKRSRPYSHLYEALEFYKGDKTSKKLCPKVQQILQVWNAEQGVISLHCFQNVIPVEAYTREACMVEAIGLKMLTNLKRGDFYGVVSNWQLKKKRELGVHLLYRAMQIFLAEGLERLGLKEQREKTLKRK; translated from the exons ATGGATCGGAAGAAAAGGAGACTGGAGAGTCAACTGTGTGCAGCAGTGAACAATGGAGAACCTAG ATCTGTGAAGCTACTTCTGTCCCAGGGTGCAATCCCAGACCTTGTGGGGAGTAAGGGGGTGGCTGCAATACATTTGGCTGTGGGCAAAGAGACTGAAAAGAACATGCGATGCTTGAAACTGCTACTGCAACATGGTGCAGACCCAAATGTTAA ATCATCAGATGGCCTAACTCCCCTTCACGTTGCTGCAATTTGGGGATGCTATCAGAATCTGAAGCTGCTTTTGATGAATGGTGGGAATCCCAACATAAAAGATAAG GAAGGAAATACACCAGTGCACCTAGCAGAACAAGAGGACAACAGAAGGTGTGCTCAGGTTTTACAGGAGTATCTGTGCAGCTCTGTGGGCACGGAAAAGGAGGACCTGCCTCAATTCAAATACt CAGTATATTCCGACCACAAAGACACATCCGGCTATCCTGAATCTGGCGACAGCTTCACTTCCCAGTCGTCTATGATCAGTGACCTTGGTGAAGCCCCTTTAAGCAGCACAAGGCGGTCATCATTTTTTATCAACTCGAACATAAATGGAAGGACACTTTGCAAAGAAATAATGTATAACAAACTCTTTGATGGGGACACTGAACCACAACATAATCAGAACTGTACCACTTTCTTACACTGGACATCtgaagatgcctcccttttatCAAGTACTCGCATGTCTACAGCGGGACCCACAATACCATTTCCAAAGGGGAATGATTTGTTCGCTGATGATGATGTGCTTTTGTCAGAGGGGGGTGTACTTAATCTACCCACAACAAATGGACGAATCACTCCCACCAAACTAGACATGCTTACCACATATCTGTCCAGACAACCGAACCGTAAAAGTGTCAGTTTCTGTAATGTCGATGAATATTTTCCTGTTTTCAGCCCAGAATCTCCCACAAAGATGCCGGCCGTTGATGGTACACAGTGTAATGGAAGCATGTCGTTCAACCCTTCTGAGTACTCTACCTTCCTGGATTCAGAACGATTGGCAACTGTTCTACCCCAGCAGGGCATAGATGTCACCTCACCAGACCATGTCTTTGTTTTCTGCCGGGAGATTAGTGAAAGCACAGACGAAGACATGGAGAAAACAGTCATTAGTCACTCTACTTTGCAACACAGTGATTGTAAGGGGGATGCAGGTGTCAAAGAAGCTCAAGAGAATATAGAACAGCCAGCACATTGTAGTGGAGGCAGCAGTAGTTATAGTAGTTGTGAAAGTGACCATTTCAGCAGTGCACTGGATATTTTCATGCATCCTAAACAGCCATCTCTATCTGAAGAAACTGCCAAATATGCTGATAGAGATGTCGCACAAGCTCAAGATGAACCTCCAGTTGATGTGTTTAAACTTGATAAACAGAGCTTGACTGAGGATAATTATCTAAGCAATAATGTGGCTAAGGCTTGCATTGATTCTGCTGTAATTGCTTTAAGTGAAGCAGACCACCCATTGGAAGACATTCAGTTAGGGAATCCAGCTGAAGGCCAAGAACAATTTACACCAAGTCCATTTGTAACAGGCCGGACAAAATCGAGGCAGAGTCGCTGCTCACTTAACACTAGCAGAACCCCCGAGAGCCTCTTAAGCACCTCTTGTCTATTTGAGGAGACTTTACGGGAACCAATACGAACTCGGCAAGCAACTCACAGatttcagaaaaacatctcctaTAGTTCACCACGTGCTCAATGCTTCACATCATCAAATTCAAAGAGTAGCACAGGACCAGACTCCTTTCCCAGAGACTACCCAGATACTCAGTCCAGCACCCTGAGAACAGGTTCATGTATGATCTTGAGCCAGCCTGATACCCTTATCCTCCCCAAAAGCATCAGTGATACATTTGTTGAGTCACAGAGTCTTTGTGACACAGTTATTCTAGAGGAAAATCACAATTCCTCAATGGATTTCTATGAAATAAATCTTGCAGAGGTTATCCAGGCCCTCCAAGGACAAGAGTTTGGACTTTCTGAAGGTAGGGATTTTTTGACAGATGATGTGACAAGTACGGATGAGGCAAAAAAGAAGGCAAATGATCCACCTGAAGTACGTTACCAGCAACAGGAAGACGTCAGGATTACGGGGGACGCTAGCTCTCAGACGGAATCTGTTTCGTCTTCATCCAGCTCCAGCTATTTTTCCCCAAGGAGGTCAAGGGAAGACTCAGACATTCCGTGCACTCCAGGGACCGGATGCACTCCCAGATACAGCATGAGTCGGCTGTCAACTCACTGCAGGTCACAGCACCTGGCCAACCTGTCTTACACCCCTGGAGGGCGTCCGCACATTGAGGATGCAGATGAACCAGTGGAGTACCTTTACACTGATACGGAGCAGGGTCACAAACTTATTGAGGCCCACATTCCACCTACGGCTAATACCTCATGCAACTCCAGCATGAGTACCACTAGCAGTGAAGAGACCATCATCTATGACTGGCGCTCCATGCATGCCGATATACGAGACTGCAAGGAAAACCGGAAGCCATCGGAGATCCCCAATAACAAGAAGGTAAATGAGGTTGAGTGCAGATTGTTGCTAGAGACCGATGGGATAACGGATAAGGAGCTCAGACGGAGGTTAATAGAGGTGGGTGAGAGTCCTGGGCCTATTAGCCGTCGAAGCAGGCCAGTCTACATACGAAGGCTGTGCCGCCTGTTGCAGGGGTCAAACTCTAAACCATCACAGCATCAAGATCAAGTGGAACAGCCACAAACTG CACCTTCAGGTTATACCGCAGAACTGAATCTGGCCCTGAAAACTTTTAAGCTGCCTGACTGTCAGGATGACGAGCAGGCCTTGTGCCAACAATTTGACCAACCGGATCAGAACAGAAAGTGGAGAGAGGGCATTATCAAGTCCAGCTTTAACTACCTGCTGCTCGACCCAAG agTGACAAACAATCTTCCATTCCGGAGTCATAGCATGACTCCACAGGAGTGTTTCCAGACATTTGTCAATGCCATCTTTTATGTGGGAAAAGGAAAACGCTCACGCCCCTACAGTCATCTTTATGAGGCGTTGGAGTTCTACAAAGGGGATAAAACCTCTAAG AAACTGTGCCCCAAAGTGCAGCAAATACTTCAGGTATGGAATGCTGAGCAGGGCGTCATCTCACTGCATTGCTTCCAGAACGTCATTCCAGTGGAGGCTTACACAAGAGAGGCCTGCATGGTGGAGGCAATCG GGTTGAAGATGCTCACGAACCTGAAGCGTGGGGATTTCTATGGTGTGGTGTCAAATTGGCAGCTGAAGAAAAAGCGTGAGCTGGGTGTCCATCTGCTTTATCGGGCCATGCAGATATTTTTGGCTGAAG